The Nesterenkonia xinjiangensis genome contains a region encoding:
- a CDS encoding glycoside hydrolase family 2 protein, whose amino-acid sequence MTVVRRSLTDGWTVQATGGAQSALVGDRAVPAVVPGEVHLDLLREGLIPDPFLDDHEALTAWIGRTDWTYRSTFTLTAEDLAAHARHDLVFAGIDTVARILLNGRPLAHVANQHRGWRFDVTDALSAGSNELIVEMRSPVSYANEQSQALGPRQRPYSLPYEAIRKAACSFGWDWGISTCSVGIWKPVTLESWSVARLQEVRLRTETEDPAPDGAPSAAPAVQQSNGRPGELGSGRVLAEVLVERESPGDAGEELALELELEEGGGRSEVRVPAGTGSIVLDLAAGQVRRWWPAGHGEQPLYDVTLRLRRPDDGADSADDAPLDAASRRVGFRTVAWSSDPDEHGTPLQLLVNGRPVYVKGVNWIPDDAFFTRVDRDRYARRLQQARDAHVNLVRVWGGGIYESDDFFDLCDELGLLTWQDFLFACAGYPEEEPLRTEVEAEARENIARIGHHASLVMLCGNNENLWGYEDWGWKDMLDGASWGAEYYHRLLPALVQEIAPQVPYSPGSPFSPGGQHPNDESHGSVHLWEQWNQKDWRTYREHRPRFVAEFGWQGPPAWSTLTRAISDAPLTPESPGMIVHQKAEHGNDKLTRGLLPHHRVPRDMELWHWAMQLNQATAVATALRWFRSLAPLNSGAVVWQLNDCWPVTSWAAIDGDEREKPLYHALAGAYAPRLITLQPTDGGLEAVLCNDTAESWEGPLQLARLDLDGAALAEVEIEVRVAPRGTERVTLPTSLAFPQDATRELVRAGLHDLADHWFFAEPRDSALPDPRFSATLRTVEDGVALDVTAETLLRDLTLLVDRVSQDARVGTGLVTLLPGRTATFRLTPAITVGAGRRGDVAAELAGLHVETLTAAHVLRSANQLRSADQMVQA is encoded by the coding sequence GTGACCGTCGTCCGACGCTCTCTGACCGATGGCTGGACCGTCCAGGCCACCGGTGGAGCCCAGTCCGCCCTCGTCGGCGATCGGGCCGTGCCCGCCGTCGTCCCCGGGGAAGTGCACCTCGACCTGCTGCGTGAGGGCCTCATCCCGGACCCCTTCCTCGACGACCACGAGGCCCTCACTGCGTGGATCGGGCGGACCGACTGGACCTATCGGAGCACCTTCACCCTCACTGCCGAGGATCTCGCGGCGCACGCCCGTCATGACCTGGTCTTCGCGGGGATCGACACGGTCGCGCGCATCCTGCTCAACGGTCGGCCCCTGGCCCACGTCGCCAATCAGCACCGCGGCTGGCGGTTCGACGTCACCGACGCGCTGAGCGCCGGAAGCAACGAGCTCATCGTCGAGATGCGCAGCCCGGTGAGCTACGCGAACGAACAGAGCCAGGCCCTGGGGCCACGCCAGCGTCCCTATTCGCTGCCCTATGAGGCGATCCGCAAGGCGGCCTGCAGCTTCGGCTGGGACTGGGGGATCTCCACCTGTTCCGTGGGGATCTGGAAGCCCGTCACTCTGGAGTCCTGGAGCGTGGCGCGGCTGCAGGAGGTGAGGCTCCGCACCGAGACCGAGGACCCTGCCCCTGATGGAGCCCCTAGTGCCGCCCCCGCAGTGCAGCAGAGCAACGGTCGCCCTGGGGAGCTCGGCTCGGGACGGGTGCTCGCCGAGGTCCTCGTCGAGCGGGAGAGCCCGGGCGACGCCGGCGAGGAGCTCGCCCTGGAGCTGGAGCTCGAGGAGGGCGGAGGTCGATCCGAAGTCCGCGTCCCCGCCGGCACGGGATCGATCGTGCTCGATCTGGCAGCCGGACAGGTGCGCCGGTGGTGGCCCGCCGGTCACGGTGAGCAGCCGCTCTATGACGTGACGCTCCGGCTGCGCAGGCCGGATGACGGCGCGGACTCTGCTGATGATGCGCCCCTCGACGCCGCCTCGCGACGTGTGGGCTTCCGCACCGTGGCCTGGTCCAGCGACCCCGACGAGCACGGCACGCCTCTGCAGCTGCTCGTCAACGGGCGGCCGGTCTACGTCAAGGGCGTCAACTGGATCCCCGACGACGCCTTCTTCACCCGGGTGGACCGCGACAGGTATGCCCGCCGGCTGCAGCAGGCGCGCGACGCTCACGTGAACCTCGTGCGCGTCTGGGGCGGCGGCATCTACGAGTCCGATGACTTCTTCGATCTGTGTGACGAACTGGGTCTGCTCACCTGGCAGGACTTCCTCTTCGCCTGCGCGGGATACCCCGAGGAGGAGCCCCTGCGAACCGAGGTCGAGGCGGAGGCGCGCGAGAACATCGCGCGGATCGGCCACCACGCCTCACTGGTCATGCTCTGCGGCAACAACGAGAACCTCTGGGGTTATGAGGACTGGGGCTGGAAGGACATGCTCGACGGCGCCAGCTGGGGCGCCGAGTATTACCACAGGCTGCTGCCGGCGCTGGTCCAGGAGATCGCCCCGCAAGTGCCGTACTCCCCGGGCAGCCCGTTCAGTCCCGGGGGCCAGCACCCCAACGACGAGAGCCACGGCTCGGTCCACCTCTGGGAGCAGTGGAACCAGAAGGACTGGAGGACCTATCGCGAGCACCGCCCACGCTTCGTCGCGGAGTTCGGCTGGCAGGGGCCGCCGGCCTGGTCCACGCTCACCCGGGCGATCTCTGACGCTCCGCTGACCCCGGAATCTCCGGGGATGATCGTCCACCAGAAGGCCGAGCACGGCAACGACAAGCTCACCCGGGGGCTCCTGCCGCATCACCGCGTGCCACGTGACATGGAGCTGTGGCACTGGGCCATGCAGCTCAACCAGGCCACGGCGGTGGCCACGGCGCTGCGCTGGTTCCGCTCGCTCGCACCGCTGAACTCCGGCGCCGTGGTGTGGCAGCTCAACGACTGCTGGCCGGTCACCTCCTGGGCCGCAATCGACGGCGACGAGCGCGAGAAGCCGCTCTACCATGCGCTGGCCGGAGCCTACGCGCCCCGACTGATCACCCTGCAGCCGACCGATGGCGGGCTCGAGGCGGTGCTGTGCAACGACACCGCGGAGAGCTGGGAGGGCCCGCTGCAACTGGCGCGGCTCGACCTCGACGGAGCAGCGCTGGCCGAGGTGGAGATCGAGGTGCGCGTCGCGCCCCGCGGGACCGAGCGGGTGACGCTGCCGACGAGCCTGGCGTTTCCGCAGGATGCCACGCGGGAGCTGGTCAGGGCGGGCCTGCACGACCTCGCCGATCACTGGTTCTTCGCAGAGCCGCGAGACTCCGCACTGCCTGATCCCCGATTCAGCGCCACGCTCCGGACAGTGGAGGACGGAGTGGCCCTCGACGTCACCGCTGAGACCCTGCTGCGGGATCTGACCCTCCTGGTGGACCGGGTCAGTCAGGACGCCCGGGTGGGCACCGGGCTGGTGACCCTGCTTCCGGGCCGGACGGCGACCTTCCGCCTCACCCCGGCGATCACGGTCGGTGCCGGACGGCGTGGCGATGTCGCAGCCGAGCTGGCCGGGCTCCACGTCGAGACGCTGACCGCCGCGCATGTGCTGCGCTCGGCCAACCAGCTGCGCTCGGCCGACCAGATGGTCCAGGCGTGA
- a CDS encoding N-acetylglucosamine kinase yields MAARPLIAMDVGQTSTKAILCDSAGERREVLDGVQTDQPVLPQLRSLVAQTLADLGQDAVVALGVSGLTGPDSQAEHLLDPPGTLRPLEIHLAHDSVTAGLSALGRSRGAVMAAGTGAVALGVGQRSVARVDGWGNVMGDAGSAYWIGRSALDAVMRAHDGRGPQTTFTAAAVRRWPDIESAYLQLQNDADRVSTVAAFAREVSRHADTDPVCAEICRRAGRELAHTVLTALRRVGEPRGGEPTLVASTGGVFGSSHVREEFSAHLHRSLPQVRLLDSEAEGVDGAAHMAQLPEDHPLRPLISSAAPKECLR; encoded by the coding sequence ATGGCCGCCCGGCCGCTCATCGCGATGGATGTGGGGCAGACGTCCACCAAAGCGATCCTGTGCGACTCCGCCGGAGAACGCCGAGAGGTGCTGGACGGGGTGCAGACCGACCAGCCGGTGCTGCCGCAGCTGCGGTCTCTGGTCGCGCAGACCCTGGCCGATCTGGGCCAGGATGCGGTGGTGGCGCTCGGCGTCTCCGGGCTGACCGGCCCCGACTCCCAGGCCGAGCATCTCCTCGACCCCCCGGGAACCCTGCGCCCGCTCGAGATCCATCTGGCCCATGATTCGGTGACCGCCGGTCTCAGCGCGCTGGGTCGGTCCCGAGGCGCGGTGATGGCAGCCGGCACCGGCGCCGTGGCGCTGGGCGTGGGTCAGCGATCCGTGGCCCGCGTGGATGGATGGGGCAACGTGATGGGCGATGCCGGCAGCGCGTACTGGATCGGTCGGTCCGCGCTCGATGCCGTGATGAGGGCACATGACGGGCGCGGCCCGCAGACCACCTTCACCGCGGCGGCCGTCCGGCGCTGGCCTGACATCGAATCGGCCTATCTGCAGCTGCAGAACGACGCCGACCGGGTCAGCACGGTCGCCGCCTTCGCTCGGGAGGTCTCTCGTCACGCGGACACCGACCCGGTGTGCGCGGAGATCTGCCGCCGGGCCGGCCGCGAGCTCGCCCACACGGTGCTGACCGCCCTGCGGCGGGTCGGTGAGCCCCGGGGCGGGGAGCCCACGCTGGTCGCCTCCACCGGGGGCGTGTTCGGGTCCTCCCACGTCCGTGAGGAGTTCTCCGCGCATCTCCACCGCTCGCTGCCGCAGGTCCGGCTCCTGGACTCCGAGGCCGAAGGGGTCGACGGGGCCGCCCACATGGCCCAGCTGCCCGAAGACCATCCGCTGCGTCCCCTCATCTCCTCCGCAGCTCCGAAGGAGTGTCTGCGATGA
- the manA gene encoding mannose-6-phosphate isomerase, class I, translating into MTERLRLLRIDNDCMPYAWGAPGRISALLGCLAAPGPEAELWLGAHPRSPSRLLDADSPWADTREWEQATGHRLPFLLKILAAEQPLSLQAHPDAERAARGYAREEAAGVPADAPERMYRDPRPKPEMILALEDGFEALCGFRPVDELLGVVSEALAALPEDDASAPHRRALSHWLDQAERLQQRPGGIGDMGDMVSWLLSGESTSAAVVPALLHAADRLSVNGPAGHTGSSGQALSRLVHHLQRHHPGDPGIAVAVMLNHVTLQAGESLWLRAGVVHAYLQGLGIELMGPSDNVLRGGLTGKHIDVVELLQVAELAPGPAVPIVPQTIGAHQVAHGPAAPDSSPFELIEVTGQAAVRASGPSILVVLEGDLRITAGETVPPQGEPSEPAVRRRVRRGDMLLVTEAARLQVEGQGRAFLAVPRGEGHRRPSTAVASHRMTGGDQR; encoded by the coding sequence ATGACCGAGCGCCTGCGACTGCTGCGGATCGACAACGACTGCATGCCCTATGCCTGGGGCGCACCCGGCCGGATCAGCGCCCTACTGGGATGCCTCGCCGCGCCGGGACCCGAGGCCGAGCTGTGGCTCGGTGCCCATCCGCGCTCACCCAGCCGGCTCCTCGACGCCGACTCTCCCTGGGCCGACACCCGAGAGTGGGAGCAGGCGACGGGGCACCGGCTGCCGTTCCTGCTCAAGATCCTCGCCGCAGAGCAGCCGCTGTCCCTGCAGGCCCACCCTGATGCCGAACGAGCCGCACGAGGGTACGCCCGGGAGGAGGCGGCCGGAGTCCCCGCCGACGCCCCCGAGCGCATGTACCGCGATCCCCGGCCCAAGCCCGAGATGATCCTCGCCCTGGAGGACGGGTTCGAGGCGCTGTGTGGCTTCCGCCCGGTCGACGAGCTCCTCGGGGTCGTGAGCGAGGCGCTGGCCGCCCTTCCCGAGGATGACGCCTCCGCACCTCACCGACGGGCGCTGTCTCACTGGCTGGACCAGGCTGAGCGGCTCCAGCAGCGACCGGGAGGCATAGGCGACATGGGCGACATGGTGTCCTGGCTGCTCTCCGGTGAGTCCACCTCCGCGGCCGTCGTGCCCGCACTGCTGCACGCGGCGGATCGGCTCTCCGTCAATGGCCCCGCTGGACACACCGGATCTTCCGGACAGGCGCTCAGCCGACTCGTCCATCATCTCCAGCGGCACCATCCCGGGGATCCAGGGATCGCGGTGGCTGTGATGTTGAACCACGTGACGCTGCAGGCGGGCGAGTCGCTGTGGCTGCGTGCCGGCGTCGTCCACGCGTATCTCCAAGGGCTCGGCATCGAGCTGATGGGTCCCAGCGACAACGTGCTGCGCGGAGGGCTGACCGGCAAGCACATCGACGTCGTCGAGCTCCTGCAGGTGGCCGAGCTCGCCCCCGGCCCGGCGGTGCCGATCGTTCCGCAGACGATCGGTGCACACCAGGTGGCGCATGGACCCGCCGCACCTGACTCCTCGCCGTTCGAGCTGATCGAGGTCACCGGCCAGGCAGCCGTCCGCGCCTCGGGGCCGAGCATCCTGGTGGTGCTCGAGGGCGATCTCCGCATCACGGCGGGGGAGACCGTCCCGCCGCAGGGCGAGCCCTCGGAGCCGGCCGTGCGCCGCCGCGTCCGGCGCGGAGACATGCTCCTCGTGACGGAGGCC